AGGTGTTCGGGCGGTTCCTCCACGATCTTGAGCAGCGCGTTGAATCCCGCGGTGGTCACCATGTGCGCCTCGTCGACGATAAATACCCGGTACCGTGACTGGACCGGCGCATAGAACGCGCGGTCCCGCAGCTCGCGGGTGTCGTCCACGCCGCCGTGGCTGGCGGCATCCAGCTCTACCACGTCGATGCTGCCGGGGGCGTTGGGCGCCAACGAAACGCAGGATTCGCAGACCCCGCACGGGTTGGCGGTAGGGCCCTGCGCACAGTTCAACGACCGCGCCAGGATACGCGCTGACGACGTCTTTCCGCAGCCACGCGGCCCAGAGAACAGGTACGCGTGGTTGATCCGGCCGGCATCCAGCGCCACCGACAGCGGCGCGGTGACGTGCTCCTGCCCCACCACCTCCGCGAAGCTTGCCGGTCGGTACTTGCGGTAGAGAGCCACGTCAGCAGGCTACCGACCCTAGGCGACGAGTGTGTTCGCAGCGTCGAATGTGAACGTTCGGCGTGATTTCGGCGCGCGGGTTCCCGCTCTCAGCGCACGTTCGGCGCCGAGGAGGCTAGTCCCTGGTTAAGCAATGTCTCGGTCGCCGCCAGCAGCGCGCAGGTCGCCAACCCGTCAACCGCGTTGCGCAGGTCCGGTACCGACGGAAACGACGGCGCGATCCGGATGTTCTTGTCGTCCGGATCCTTTCGATACGGGAACGACGCCCCCGCCTCGGTCACCGCGATACCAACGTCCTTAGCCAAGGCTACGGTCCGGCGCGCGGTCCCGGGCAACACGTCGAGGCTGATGAAGTAGCCACCCTTGGGCTCGGTCCAGGAGGCGATCTTGGACTCGCTTAGCCGCTGATCCAGAACTTCGGCCACCAACGCGAATTTCGGCGCCAGTATCTGCTGGTGACGCAACATGTGTAGACGTACCCCATCGGCGTCGCCGAAGAAGCGTAGATGCCGCAGCTGGTTGACCTTGTCCGGGCCGATCGACTTCTTCCCGGCGTACTGCAGATACCAGGCGATGTTGCCTAACGATCCACCGAAGAAGCTGACACCGCCGCCGGCGAAGGTGATCTTCGAGGTGGACGCGAAGACGTAGGGGCGGTTGGGGTTGCCGGCCTTGGCGGCCAGCCCGAGCACGTCGACCTGGCGCGGGAAATCCAGCGTCAGGGTATGCACCGCATACGCGTTGTCCCAGAACAAGCGGAAGTCAGGTGCCGCCGTCCGCATCTGGACGAGTCGGCGAACCGTTTCCCAGGAATAGGTGACGCCCGAAGGGTTGCCGAAGACCGGTACCGTCCACATCCCCTTGATGGCTGGGTCGACGGCAACCAGTTCTTCGATCAGATCGACGTCGGGCCCATCCTGCAGCATGGGTATCGGGATCATCTCGATGCCCATGGTCTCGGTGATGGCAAAGTGCCGGTCATAGCCGGGGACCGGGCACAGGAATTTGATGCCGTCCTGCTCCTGAATCCAAGGCCGCGGCGAGTCCACGCCGCCATACAACATGGAGAAGGCGACGATGTCGTGCATCAATTCCAGGCTGGAGTTGTTGCCCGCGATCAGGTTGGGCACTGCGATGCCGAGCAGTTCGGCGAAGATAGCCCGCAGGCCCGGCAGGCCGTGCTGGCCACCATAGTTGCGGGTGTCGGTGCCCTCCGGGTCGCGGTAGTCGTCTCCGGGCAAGCTCAGCAGCTGGTTCGACAGGTCGAGCTGCTCTGCGGATGGTTTGCCGCGGGTGAGATCCAGAGCCAGCTTCATGCCCTGAAGCGCCGCATAATCCTGCTGATGGCGTGCGTGTAGTGCCGCTAGCTCTTGGGGGCTAAGAGAGTCGAACGACACCGTGGGCCCTTTCGCCGAGTCGAAAACCGTGGGTATACCGAGGTCCAGTCAGTGCCCCGGCTGAAGGGGACCCCGCGCACCCGACAGAGCCCGTTGACCCTTGCTGCCTTCCAGCCCTGGGGGAGTTCACAGGATAGACGCCGCGCGGGGTCCACCGTGAGTCTAATACCTGGGCTGGAACGCCCGGGACGGACTCAGCGGGCTACCATATGCTGCGGAGGATTCGCCTAGTGGCCTATGGCGCTCGCCTGGAACGCGGGTTGGGTTAACAGCCCTCGCGGGTTCAAATCCCGCATCCTCCGCCAGGTGGTCCGCAGCGCGGACGGGAACGCGGACGGGAACGCGGACGGGAACAATGTGGGCTGGTCGGCTTCTCACCGGCTCGGTTCACCAGCCTAAGGAGGGGTATGGGGCGCAAGGTCGCCGTGCTGTGGCACGCGTCGTTTTCGATTGGCGCCGGCGTCCTCTACTTCTATTTCGTATTGCCCCGTTGGCCTGAGCTGATGGGTGACACCGGACACTCGCTGGGGACTGGGCTCCGGATTGCCACGGGCGCGTTGGTCGGTCTGGCCGCACTGCCGGTGGTATTCACTTTGCTGCGCACCCGCAAGCCGGAGCTGGGCACCCCGCAGCTGGCGCTGTCAATGCGAATCTGGTCGATCATGGCTCACGTGCTGGCCGGCGCGCTGATCGTCGGCACCGCGATTAGCGAGGTCTGGCTCAGCCTGGATGCCGCCGGGCAGTGGTTGTTCGGGATCTACGGAGCTGCCGCCGCGATCGCGGTGCTCGGGTTCTTCGGGTTCTACCTGTCGTTTGTCGCCGAGCTGCCGCCGCCACCGCCGAAGCCGCTCAAGCCGAAGAAACCCAAGCAGCGACGCCTTCGCCGCAAGAAGACGGCCAAGGGCGACGAGGCTGAGCCGGAAGCCGCCGAAGAAGCCGAGAACACGGAGCTGGCGGCGCAGGAGGACGAGGAGGCCGTCGAAGCTCCCCCGGAAAGCATAGAAAGCCCGGGAGGTGAACCCGAGTCGGCGACCCGGGAAGCTCCGGCAGCAGAGACCGCCACCGCCGAGGAGCCCCGGGGCGGGTTACGGAATCGCCGCCCCACCGGCAAAACCTCACATCGACGCCGGCGCACTCGCAGCGGTGTCCAGGTCGCCAAGGTCGACGAATAGCCGCGGTCAGGTGCTGTAGCGGCGGCTGTGAACCCTGCGACGCAATGTCGGCGTGTCACGTTGTCGGATTCACTGTCGCCGGCTAGCGCTTTCCCGTCAGAAGACGAGAAGCCTCCCCGATCTCCAACTAGCATCGAGATCGGGCTTGCGAAGGTTGGGTTGCAAAATGGATGTCATCAGATGGGCTCGCCGGCTTGCGGTGGTGGCGGGCACAGCAGCGGCAGTGACCACTCCTGGGCTACTGAGTGCGCACGTTCCGATGGTCTCCGCCGAACCGTGTCCCGACGTCGAGGTGGTGTTTGCCCGTGGCACCGGGGAGCCACCTGGTATTGGCAGCGTCGGAGGACTGTTCGTCGACGCACTGCGTTTCCCAGGTTGGCGCCAAGTCACTCGGGGTCTACGCCGTTAACTACCCCGCCAGTAACGACTTTGCCAGCAGCGACTTCCCTAAGACGGTCATCGACGGAATTCGCGACGCGGGCTCTCATATCCAGTCAATGGCGATGAGCTGTCCCCAGACCAGGCAAGTGCTCGGTGGATACTCCCAAGGTGCGGCCGTGGCCGGTTATGTCACCTCGGCTGTGGTACCGCCGGCTGTACCCGTGCAGGCGGTACCGGCACCGATGGCCCCGGAGGTAGCAAACCACGTCGCCGCGGTCACTCTGTTCGGCGCACCGTCGGCTCAATTCCTGGGCCAGTACGGCGCGCCGCCGATAGCCATCGGTCCCCTGTACCAGCCGAAAACGCTTCAGTTGTGTGCCGATGGCGACTCGATTTGTGGCGACGGCAACAGCCCGGTCGCGCATGGCCTGTACGCGGTGAACGGCATGGTAGGCCAGGGCGCGAATTTCGCCGCCAGCCGCCTGTAGCCAGAACTGCGCTGCCACCCCAGCGAGAGCTGGGCGGTGATCCAATGCAGAATGCCACCATGCGCGTTCTGGTCACCGGCGGTACGGGATTTGTGGGCGGGTGGACTGCCAAAGCCATCGCTGACGCGGGCCACTCCGTCCGGTTCCTGGTGCGAAATCCCGCACGGCTGAAGACGTCTGTCGCGAAACTGGGCGTCGACGTGTCGGACTTTGCGGTTGCAGACATATCCGACCGCGATTCGGTACGGGAGGCGTTGAACGGATGCGACGCCGTCGTGCACAGCGCCGCGCTGGTGGCAACCGACCCGCGTGAGACTTCGCGGATGCTGAGTACGAACATGGCGGGCGCCCAAAATGTTCTCGGTCAAGCCGTCGAGCTCGGAATGGATCCGATCGTGCATGTGTCGAGCTTCACGGCGCTGTTTCGTCCCAACTTGGCGACGCTGAGCGCTGATCTGCCGGTTGCCGGTGGGACGGATGGATACGGACAATCCAAAGCGCAGATCGAAATCTATGCGCGCGGTCTTCAGGACGCCGGCGCACCGGTGAACATCACTTATCCTGGCATGGTCCTCGGCCCGCCGGTGGGCGATCAATTCGGTGAAGCCGGGGAGGGTGTCCGGTCCGCATTGTGGATGCATGTCATTCCCGGGCGCGGCGCGGCGTGGTTGATCGTCGACGTCCGAGATGTGGCGGCACTGCACGCGGCGTTGTTGGAATCCGGGCGTGGGCCGCGCCGCTACACTGCGGGAGGTCATCGGATTCCGGTGCCCGAGCTCGCGAAAATTCTGGGCGGGTCGCCGGCACCACGATGCTGGCCGTCCCGGTGCCCGATTCCGCGCTGCGTGTCGCGGGATCGGTGCTGGATCAAGCCGGGCCCTATCTGCCTTTCAATACTCCGTTCACCGCGGCAGGTATGCAGTACTACACACAGATGCCGGAGTCCGACGATTCGCCGAGCGAAAAAGAACTAGGCATCACCTACCGCGATCCGCGCGACACCGTGGCCGACACCGTCACGGCCCTGCGCGGCCTGGGCAGCTAACTGCCGTCGGGAGGTTCCGCCGGTTCCGCGTCGGGGCGCGAATTCTTCAACCACTGCTTCAGCCGGAGCAGTTCGTTGACGACGATGCCGACGCCCAGGAGGATGACCAGCGTCACCACAATAGCGGTGGCCACGTAGTCCATGGTGACAGCCCCGCCACGGCGCACGTTCAGGCCGCTTGCTGTCGGATCGAGAGGACCTACGCGATGAAGGCGGTGACCTGCACCAACGCAAAGCTCGAGGTAGTCGACCGGCCGTCCCCGGCGCCGGCCAAGGGTCAACTGTTGCTCGATGTGCTGCGGTGCGGTATCTGCGGATCGGACCTGCATGCCCGCTTGCACTGTGATGAACTGGCCGACGTGATGGCCGAATCTGGCTACCACGCCTTCATGCGATCGAATCAGCAGGTGGTGTTCGGACACGAGTTCTGTGGCGAGGTGGTCGATTACGGTCCCGGCACCCGCAGGACCCCTAGGCGCGGCACCCCGGTCGTCGCCATGCCGCTGCTGCGGCGTGGCAACAAAGAGGTGCACGGGATCGGGCTTTCGACAATGGCGCCGGGCGCCTACGCCGAGCGGCTCGTCGTCGAGCAGTCGCTGACGTTTCCTGTCCCGAACGGGCTGGCGCCCGAGATAGCCGCGCTGACCGAGCCCATGGCCGTCGGATGGCACGCCGTCCGGCGCGGCGAGGTGGGCAAGGGCGACGTCGCGATCGTGATCGGGTGCGGTCCGATCGGCCTCGCGGTGATCTGCATGCTGAAGTCGCGCGGGGTACACACGGTGATCGCAAGCGACTTTTCACCCGGCCGTCGTGCCCTCGCAACCGCCTGTGGCGCTGATTCCGTAGTCGATCCCGTACAGGACTCACCGTATGCGGTAGCCGCCGGCCTTGGACAGGGAAACAGACACCTGCAAAGCATCCTCGACGCGTTCGACCTCGCAGTCGGCACGGTCGAAAGACTGCAGCGGCTGCGGCTGCCGTGGTGGCACCTTTGGCGGGCTGCCGAAGCAGCTGGCGCCGCAACGCCAAAGCGTCCAGTCATCTTCGAATGTGTTGGCGTTCCGGGAATTATCGATGGCATCATCGCCAGCGCACCGCTGTTCTCGCGCGTCGTCGTGGTCGGCGTCTGCATGGGCTCAGACCACATCCGGCCGGCGATGGCGATCAACAAAGAGATCAACCTGCGGTTCGTCCTCGGCTACACACCGTTAGAGTTCCGCGACACGTTGCACATGCTGGCCGACGGCAAGGTCAACGCCGCGCCGCTGATCACCGGGACGGTCGGTTTACCCGGCGTGGCGGCAGCATTCGATGCGCTCGGCGATCCCGAGGCGCACGCAAAAATCATGATCGACCCCAAGAGCAACGCCGCGAGTCCCCAACCATTCCGCGTGGAGTGAATGATGCGGGATAGCCGCACGGCGTTGGATCCACCCGGGACGACAGCTTGAATTCAGGCGGCCTCTGCTTTAAAGCGCACACTACCGCGCCTGCTGCGGCATGGATCCAAATATCCGCCAAAGTACGTATGGACATCCGATAGCCCGGCGCACCTACGACCCGCCGCGCAGACACATTTACGCGTTCGCACCGATGGCTGCGGACCCAGCAAATGGCAGAGTTAGAGCGTCGGCCGTGTCTTGAGTCAATGCTTCCAGGCCGGCACCTTTTCTCCCGTGGACCGCATGTGCCCACGGTCGCGTCAGTACCGCCCGAATCATTCCTTGAGGCCTATTGCAGATGAAACCGTCGCCTGCCGATACCCACGTCGTGATTGCCGGTGCTGGCATCGCGGGATTGGCTGCCGCCATGATCCTGGCCGAAGCCGGGGTGCGAGTCACATTGTGCGAAGCTGCATCCGAAGCTGGGGGCAAGGCCAAGAGTTTACGTCTCGCGGACGGCCACCCGACCGAGCACAGTTTGCGGGTTTACACCGATACTTACCAAACCCTGCTGACGCTGTTCTCGCGTATACCCACCGAACATGACAGGACCGTGCTAGACAACCTGGTCGGCGTCAGCATGGTTTCGGCTACCGCGCAAGGCGTGATTGGCCGAATCGCTGCGCCAGTTGCCTTGCAACGCCGGCGGCCAACCTTCGCGCGGATCATAGGCAAGGTAGTCGAACCGCCGCGGCAACTTGTCCGGATCTTGTTGCGCGGCCCAATGGTAATCGTTGGTCTGGCCCAACGAGGTGTGCCGGCCACCGACGTCCTCCATTACCTCTACGCCCATCTACGGCTGCTGTGGATGTGCCGAGAGCGACTCTTGGCGGAGCTGGGCGATATCTCGTATGCGGATTATCTGCAGCTCGGCTGCAAGTCTGCCCAGGCGCAGGAATTCTTTTCTGCTGTGCCGCGCATTTACGTCGCGGCGCGCACCAGTGCCGAAGCGGCGGCCATTGCGCCCATCGTTCTCAAGGGGCTGTTTCGCCTGAAAAGTAATTGTCCATCAGCCCTCAACGACGCAAAGCTGCCCGCGATCATGATGATGGATGGACCGACCAGCGAGCGCATGGTCGATCCCTGGATTCGCCACCTGACAAGGCTCGGCGTGGACATCCACTTCAACACGCGTGTCGGCGATCTCGAGTTCGACGACGGTCGCGTCACCGCATTGATATCGTCCGATGGCCGCCGGTTTGCCTGCGACTATGCCCTGCTCGCGGTGCCCTATCTGACGCTGCGAGAGCTGGCCAAATCAGCTCATGTCAAGCGATATCTCCCTCAGCTCACACAGCAGCACGCCCTTGCGCTTGAGGCATCGAACGGAATCCAGTGTTTTCTGCGCGACCTCCCTGCGACGTGGCCTCCGTTCATCCGCCCTGGAGTCGTCACTACGCATCTGCAAAGCCAGTGGTCGCTGGTCTGCGTTCTGCAGGGAGAAGGTTTCTGGAAAAACGTCCGCCTGCCGGAAGGAACCCGCTACGTTCTGTCAATAACCTGGAGTGATGTGGAAACGCCCGGACCTGTTTTTGATCGGCCATTGAGTGAATGTACGCCAGATGAGATCTTGACCGAGTGCCTGACGCAGTGCGGCCTCGATAAATCGAACGTCTTGGGCTGGCGGATCGATCACGAGCTGAAGCACTTAGACGAGGCCGAATACGAAAAGGTGGCGAGCGAGCTGCCTCCTCATCTTGTCTCGGCGCCTGCGCGCGGGCAGCGCATGGTGAATTTCTCGCCGCTTACCGTATTGATGCCGGGCGCGCGCCACCGCTCCCCGGGTATTTGCACCTCAGTGCCTAACCTTTTGCTAGCCGGTGAGGTGATCTATTCACCCGACCTGACCTTGTTTGTTCCGACCATGGAGAAGGCGGCATGCTCCGGCTATCTGGCCGCCCGCCAAATCATGAACATGGTTGCTTCGCACGCCGCACCGCTGCGGATCGACTTCCGGGATCCCGCCCCATTTGCGGTTCTGCGGCGGGTGGACCGATGGTTTTGGAGCCGCCGCCGACGACCGCCAGACCGGTCGACATTTGCAACCCCACCAACCGCCATGCCGGCGCCGAGCCACCTGACCGACGTGGATCGCTCTGCAAGTTAGCCGCCGGTAACCCACCAAGCCTCGTCACGCTACAAGTCCACCGTTGAACCGACGGCGTTGACGCGTCACATATCCCTGATCCTTCAAGAACGTGGAGTTTCCCTTGACTGTGCACACCGTCGCCACCAACAATGCTGCGCCCGTCATAGCCGCCGGTCCCGTCGGCCCTAGCAGACGACGCCGTCGCGTGCACGCCCCACTTACGCGACGCCGCCAACCCTCCTCCTCGGCGGTGCTGCTGGTGGCGGCTTTCGGCGCCTTCCTCGCTTTCCTTGACTCCACGATCGTCAACGTCGCGTTCCCCGATATCCAGCGGCACTTCCACAGCGACATCAGTGACCTGTCCTGGATGCTCAACGCCTACAACATTGTTTTCGCGGCGTTCCTGGTGGCCGCCGGCAGGCTGGCCGACCTGATGGGGCGCAAGCGGGTGTTCATCTTGGGGGTGGCGTTGTTCACCGTCGCGTCCGGGCTGTGCGCGATCGCCGAAAGCGTCGGGGAACTGGTTGCGTTCCGTGTGCTGCAAGGCATCGGCGCAGCGGTTCTGGTACCGGCTTCGCTGGGGCTGGTCGTCGAGGCCTTCCCGGCCGAGCGGCGCGCGCACGGGGTCAACCTGTGGGGTGCGGCGGGGGCCATCGCCGCGGGCCTCGGCCCGCCGATCGGTGGCGCCCTCATCGAGGCGGATGGCTGGCGGTGGGTGTTCCTGGTGAACCTTCCGCTGGGGGTATTCGCTGTGCTGGCCGCTCGGCGGGCACTGGTGGAGAACCGGGCCGCCGGACGTCGGCGTGTGCCCGACGTGCGCGGCGCGGTGCTGCTGGCTTTCGCGCTGGGCCTTTTGACGCTGGGATTGATCAAGGGCCCGGATTGGGGTTGGGCCAGCCTGCCGACCAGCGGGTCATTGCTGGCCGCGGCGGTCGCGATGGTTGGGTTTGTGATGAGCTCACGACACCACCCGGCACCGATGGTCGAGCCCACGCTGTTGCGCATCCAGTCGTTCGTGGCCGGCACCGGGCTGACCGCCGTGGCCAGCGCCGGCTTCTACGCCTATCTGCTGACGCACGTGCTGTTCCTCAACTACGTCTGGGGTTACACGCTGCTGGAGGCTGGCATGGCCGTCGCCCCCGCCGCGCTGGTCGCCGCCGTCGTCGCGGCGGTGCTTGGCCGCGTCGCCGACCGGCACGGTTACCGCTTCATCGTCGGCATCGGCGCGTTGATCTGGGCTGCCAGCCTGCTGTGGTATCTCAAGGTTGTCGGGTCCCAGCCCGATTTCCTCGGTGAATGGCTGCCCGGCCAGATACTGCAGGGAATCGGGGTGGGCGCTACCTTCCCGCTGCTCGGCAGTGCCGCCTTGGCCCGGCTGGCCAAGGGCGGCAGCTACGCCACCGCTTCGGCGGTGACCGGCACCATCCGCCAGGTTGGCGCCGTCATCGGCGTCGCGGTGCTGGTGATCCTGGTCGGCACACCGGCACCGGGCGCAGCCGAAGAGGCGTTGCGTCACGGGTGGGCGTTGGCCGCGATCTGTTTCGTGGCGGTGGGGATCGGGGCGCTGTCGCTGGGTCGCATCCGCCCAGTCCCAGCTGCGGTTGAACCCCCGC
Above is a window of Mycobacterium tuberculosis H37Rv DNA encoding:
- a CDS encoding transmembrane protein, whose product is MGRKVAVLWHASFSIGAGVLYFYFVLPRWPELMGDTGHSLGTGLRIATGALVGLAALPVVFTLLRTRKPELGTPQLALSMRIWSIMAHVLAGALIVGTAISEVWLSLDAAGQWLFGIYGAAAAIAVLGFFGFYLSFVAELPPPPPKPLKPKKPKQRRLRRKKTAKGDEAEPEAAEEAENTELAAQEDEEAVEAPPESIESPGGEPESATREAPAAETATAEEPRGGLRNRRPTGKTSHRRRRTRSGVQVAKVDE
- a CDS encoding oxidoreductase; translation: MQNATMRVLVTGGTGFVGGWTAKAIADAGHSVRFLVRNPARLKTSVAKLGVDVSDFAVADISDRDSVREALNGCDAVVHSAALVATDPRETSRMLSTNMAGAQNVLGQAVELGMDPIVHVSSFTALFRPNLATLSADLPVAGGTDGYGQSKAQIEIYARGLQDAGAPVNITYPGMVLGPPVGDQFGEAGEGVRSALWMHVIPGRGAAWLIVDVRDVAALHAALLESGRGPRRYTAGGHRIPVPELAKILGGSPAPRCWPSRCPIPRCVSRDRCWIKPGPICLSILRSPRQVCSTTHRCRSPTIRRAKKN
- a CDS encoding dehydrogenase, whose amino-acid sequence is MKAVTCTNAKLEVVDRPSPAPAKGQLLLDVLRCGICGSDLHARLHCDELADVMAESGYHAFMRSNQQVVFGHEFCGEVVDYGPGTRRTPRRGTPVVAMPLLRRGNKEVHGIGLSTMAPGAYAERLVVEQSLTFPVPNGLAPEIAALTEPMAVGWHAVRRGEVGKGDVAIVIGCGPIGLAVICMLKSRGVHTVIASDFSPGRRALATACGADSVVDPVQDSPYAVAAGLGQGNRHLQSILDAFDLAVGTVERLQRLRLPWWHLWRAAEAAGAATPKRPVIFECVGVPGIIDGIIASAPLFSRVVVVGVCMGSDHIRPAMAINKEINLRFVLGYTPLEFRDTLHMLADGKVNAAPLITGTVGLPGVAAAFDALGDPEAHAKIMIDPKSNAASPQPFRVE
- a CDS encoding oxidoreductase yields the protein MKPSPADTHVVIAGAGIAGLAAAMILAEAGVRVTLCEAASEAGGKAKSLRLADGHPTEHSLRVYTDTYQTLLTLFSRIPTEHDRTVLDNLVGVSMVSATAQGVIGRIAAPVALQRRRPTFARIIGKVVEPPRQLVRILLRGPMVIVGLAQRGVPATDVLHYLYAHLRLLWMCRERLLAELGDISYADYLQLGCKSAQAQEFFSAVPRIYVAARTSAEAAAIAPIVLKGLFRLKSNCPSALNDAKLPAIMMMDGPTSERMVDPWIRHLTRLGVDIHFNTRVGDLEFDDGRVTALISSDGRRFACDYALLAVPYLTLRELAKSAHVKRYLPQLTQQHALALEASNGIQCFLRDLPATWPPFIRPGVVTTHLQSQWSLVCVLQGEGFWKNVRLPEGTRYVLSITWSDVETPGPVFDRPLSECTPDEILTECLTQCGLDKSNVLGWRIDHELKHLDEAEYEKVASELPPHLVSAPARGQRMVNFSPLTVLMPGARHRSPGICTSVPNLLLAGEVIYSPDLTLFVPTMEKAACSGYLAARQIMNMVASHAAPLRIDFRDPAPFAVLRRVDRWFWSRRRRPPDRSTFATPPTAMPAPSHLTDVDRSAS